In Nitrospinaceae bacterium, one genomic interval encodes:
- a CDS encoding TAXI family TRAP transporter solute-binding subunit yields MKRSIKWLFAVMVAVGLAGASVPASAAKFLVVGGGSTTGVYYQVALNVCKIVNQSLKSKGYNCIGRPALGSVFNINAIKRGLLNFGVAQSDRNWQAYNGKADWKKKGPVKELRSVFSAHPETVMLGTRADTGIKKVSDLRGRRVNIGNPGSGQRGNAMDVLRIYGISPKSDIKAEGLQQGEASRALVDKKIDAFFYTVGNPWGGGLEIANSTAFRILDINSSGIKKLVAAHPFYVMTTIQGGIYKGVSKNVNTYAVKATFVTSSKQDPQVVYDVVKSIFGNLDKFRASHAAFKFLTKKAMLGGLSAPFHKGALRYYKETGLK; encoded by the coding sequence ATGAAACGATCAATCAAGTGGTTGTTTGCTGTCATGGTTGCTGTTGGTCTGGCTGGCGCCTCCGTGCCTGCGTCCGCAGCGAAGTTCCTTGTCGTTGGCGGTGGTTCGACCACCGGCGTTTATTACCAGGTTGCCTTGAATGTCTGCAAAATTGTTAATCAGTCCCTGAAAAGCAAAGGCTATAACTGCATTGGTCGGCCAGCCTTGGGCTCGGTGTTCAACATCAACGCCATTAAGCGTGGCCTGTTGAACTTCGGTGTGGCGCAGTCTGACCGCAACTGGCAGGCCTATAACGGCAAAGCCGACTGGAAGAAAAAGGGTCCCGTCAAGGAACTCAGGAGCGTATTCAGTGCGCATCCCGAGACCGTCATGCTCGGCACCCGCGCGGACACCGGTATTAAAAAAGTCAGCGACCTTCGCGGACGCCGCGTGAATATCGGCAACCCCGGCTCCGGGCAGCGGGGCAACGCGATGGACGTTCTGCGCATTTACGGCATCAGTCCCAAGTCTGACATCAAGGCCGAGGGTCTTCAGCAGGGTGAAGCCAGCCGAGCGCTCGTGGACAAGAAAATCGACGCCTTTTTCTACACGGTGGGTAATCCCTGGGGCGGCGGTCTTGAAATTGCCAACAGCACCGCCTTTCGGATTCTCGACATTAATTCCAGCGGAATTAAAAAGCTGGTTGCCGCGCATCCCTTCTATGTCATGACGACAATTCAGGGCGGCATCTACAAAGGCGTGAGCAAGAACGTAAATACCTATGCCGTGAAAGCCACATTCGTTACGAGTTCCAAGCAGGATCCCCAGGTGGTCTATGATGTGGTGAAATCCATTTTTGGCAACCTGGATAAGTTCCGGGCCTCGCACGCCGCTTTCAAGTTCCTGACCAAGAAAGCGATGTTGGGCGGCCTCTCGGCACCGTTCCATAAGGGCGCTCTTCGCTACTATAAAGAAACTGGTCTGAAATAA